The following nucleotide sequence is from bacterium.
GTGCAAGGTAGTAAGCGGGTAAGCATGAATATTGTGTTCCTCTAAAAGTTCCTGATCACCCCGCGTAGGGCTTACAAAAAAACTGCCGGTAGCATCACGCGCCAGCATTGTGGGTGCCGAGTAAGCAGCGTATGGAATAGAACTTTGTAAAAAGGACGGCGTTTCAATAACACGCAGCGATTCCTGCGGCGGCAGAGTCACTAAATTTTTGTCGACCAAAAACTTTTTAATCTCCTCTACTTTTTCCCTATACACTTCTACCAAATTGGAGTTTTGAGGAACATCTTTCTTAAATTCTTCCACAAGCGCTTCCCACGAGCTACCCGGCCGAATTGTTTGGGCCTGATGTGCCAGCTTTTGTTTAAGCTCGTCCATTTGAGCAAGACCCAAATCAAAAAGTTCTTTGGGTGTTTCGTTAAAACCGTGAAAATTTTCTAAAATAATCGCAAAATATTTGGCTCCAATAGCAAAACTTTTTTGCTCACCTTTTATTTTTTTAAGAAAATTGGCAAAATTTTCTACGGCCAACACCGCTTTTTTAATTTTACCATCCACTCCCTTTACTTTTTGCTCTTTCAAGTACGGCGCAATCACATTCTTTAAATAATCAATAAAACCACTATAATCTTCGAGGGCAATTTTTTTCCATAAACGCACGGGACGTTTGGTATATTTTTTTGCTTCATCAAAAAATTTGGGGATTTTATTTAAACGAGATACAAGAGCGCTTACTTTTTCCTTTTTACTACGATGCGTTTGCATCATTAACACCCACAGCCCATCGGAAGCTTCACTCACAACCTCTACCGGATTTTTGGTATAAGTTTTAAGAGTTTCGGTATACAGTAAAATATGTTTTATTTTGCGCGCAAGCAATTCGACATCTACTTCTTGAGGAATTTTTTTCAGTTTTTCTAAAATACCGCGCAGCTCTAAACAAAACTTTTTTACTTTTTTATCCGAATAATCTCCATACTCACCATCAAAACCAGCGTAGCCCTGCGATGATGCCGATACCGGAAAGAATTTGAAGTAGGTTTTTAAAAATTGGCTAGTAAGAGAGTTAAGGATCATAAAGAAAAAAACAGCCCTCTGCTGCATTATTTTATTTTTTTAAATAAATCTGCAGCCCACCTTTAAGACCTCACCTTACCACCCATAAGACTTTCTACCAGCAATGGTGAGGACGTCATCTAATAGATGGCTTCCAGATTTATTTAAAAAAATAAAATAATGCAGCAGAGGGCGGCGCAAACTACATAATCAATTAAACAGCTCTTTTCCCAAACGCAAATAAATATGATCTTCAATCCAGTGAGGATCCCACATTTCAATAGGGTTAACCTGCACACCCTGAATGAGCATAGAAAAATGTAAATGATCACCACCGGCTAAACCGGTAGCTCCCGAATTACCAATAATAGCGCCCTTTTCCACAATATCACCCACGGCAACACCAATAGAGCTTAAATGTCCATACAGTGTTTCTAAACCATAACCATGATCAATAATAACTGTGTTGCCGTAAATTCCCAAATAACCGGCAAACAAAACTTTGCCACGGTTGTTAGCCGAAATAGGATAATGCTCGGTTGCGGCCATGTCAAAACCCAAGTGCACTTGTTTATCTACATTTTGGCCATTGTACATATAATTGCGATAGTCGGCAAAATTAGCCATGATGGCTGCATTTTGCAGAGGAATAAATGCATCTTTCCAGTAAAATTTTTCTTCCGACTTTTTGCCAAACTCAAGAAGCATTGCCGCATTTTTTTTGCGCAGTTCGTTATTAACAAGAAGAAAATCTTTTAAATTATCACCGGTACGCGTAAGCCCTGGAGTAGACGAAATAATGGCCGCCACTTGATTATTGATAAAATCATCGTTAATTTCAATATCGCGTGTTCTAAATTCTTTGGCAAAAAACTTGGCGGGAACCAAAGTGGTTATCGCTTCATTACCTGCTTCGTCGCGAGCATAAACTTCAATTTTTTCACCTGGTTTTAAATCGTACGAATAAACAAACATTGTAAAATACTCACCACTTTGCCCACGGCTACCGGGAATTTTAAAACCTTTAAATTGATAAGGTCCAATACGCACACCAGAACTACTCACATCTCCCGAAATACGATAGGTTACCAAATCGGCACCCGCCTGGTTTACATAATGCTGTGTAGATGTTAAGCCCAAAATAGGAGGCGAAAAATCAATTTTAATAGGCTGGCTATAAAGTCCCGTTGAACCAAACAGAGAACAATCTTCGGCTTCAACAACAAGGCCTCCATCGCCTTCAGTAAACCCTAATTGGGGTAAGCTTATAGACGATAGCGGAACGGTAATTGGCGTGGTTTCTGATGCCCCTACCGTTTTATCGGCATGAAAAACATTTTTTGTGGCACCA
It contains:
- a CDS encoding DUF885 domain-containing protein, translated to MILNSLTSQFLKTYFKFFPVSASSQGYAGFDGEYGDYSDKKVKKFCLELRGILEKLKKIPQEVDVELLARKIKHILLYTETLKTYTKNPVEVVSEASDGLWVLMMQTHRSKKEKVSALVSRLNKIPKFFDEAKKYTKRPVRLWKKIALEDYSGFIDYLKNVIAPYLKEQKVKGVDGKIKKAVLAVENFANFLKKIKGEQKSFAIGAKYFAIILENFHGFNETPKELFDLGLAQMDELKQKLAHQAQTIRPGSSWEALVEEFKKDVPQNSNLVEVYREKVEEIKKFLVDKNLVTLPPQESLRVIETPSFLQSSIPYAAYSAPTMLARDATGSFFVSPTRGDQELLEEHNIHAYPLTTLHEAYPGHHLQFSIQRTLMSPIRKIYDVASYYEGWTLYCEEMMAEVGYYTPVMRLFQLKDRLWRACRMVVDVGMQCMNMTDDDAVNFLVEHAKLSPAGARADVNWYTQSPTTPLSYLAGALKVRNIRERYLEKGHNFFEFHNSFLSYGAIPLNYIENFLNTAL
- a CDS encoding M23 family metallopeptidase, whose amino-acid sequence is MSLFLQDAPRKKTNYSFILLPLLVVALLGGLIYLLTRFDLLGSKPVITLVNSHTQELVEAISPLSVGKNPAFVINLTNKKNKICSLDVSMTQNGATKNVFHADKTVGASETTPITVPLSSISLPQLGFTEGDGGLVVEAEDCSLFGSTGLYSQPIKIDFSPPILGLTSTQHYVNQAGADLVTYRISGDVSSSGVRIGPYQFKGFKIPGSRGQSGEYFTMFVYSYDLKPGEKIEVYARDEAGNEAITTLVPAKFFAKEFRTRDIEINDDFINNQVAAIISSTPGLTRTGDNLKDFLLVNNELRKKNAAMLLEFGKKSEEKFYWKDAFIPLQNAAIMANFADYRNYMYNGQNVDKQVHLGFDMAATEHYPISANNRGKVLFAGYLGIYGNTVIIDHGYGLETLYGHLSSIGVAVGDIVEKGAIIGNSGATGLAGGDHLHFSMLIQGVQVNPIEMWDPHWIEDHIYLRLGKELFN